One Aegilops tauschii subsp. strangulata cultivar AL8/78 chromosome 7, Aet v6.0, whole genome shotgun sequence genomic window carries:
- the LOC109767122 gene encoding cytochrome P450 93A3-like, giving the protein MEMALTAGDLFIPAGTSVPLLLLVAGLTAVLYTVTRRRTGELRLPPSPFGLPILGHLHLLMPLPHQALHRLAERHGPLLYLRLGSVPCIAACSPDAAREVLKTHEAAFLDRPKPTAVHRLTYGGQDFSFSAYGPFWRFMKKACVHELLAGRTLDRLSHVRREEVVRLVVSMGQSAAEGKPVDVDAALMGLTGDIVSRMVMSRRWTGDDNDTEEMRSVVAETAVVTGTFNLQDYIGVFKNWDVQGLGKRIDAVHRKFDAMMEKILTARDAKRRQQRESADSEDGGEGEAKDILDVLFDMHEDDAAEMPLSRDNIKAFMLDIFAAGTDTTAITVEWALSELINNPDVLRKVQEEMDAVVGKDRLADESDIPNLPYLQAVAKETLRLHPTGPLVVRQSPEQCKVSGYDVPAGATVFVNVWAIGRDPTCWPEPLEFRPERFLEGGANAGTDVRGQHFHMLPFGSGRRICPGASLAMLVVQAALAAMVQCFEWRPAGGADKVDMEEGPGLTLPRKHPLVCAVAPRLHPLPLP; this is encoded by the exons ATGGAGATGGCGCTGACAGCAGGAGACCTGTTCATTCCCGCCGGCACCAGCGTACcgctcctcctgctcgtcgccggcCTCACCGCCGTCCTGTACACCGTGACCCGGCGCAGGACCGGCGAGCTACGCCTTCCGCCTAGCCCATTCGGCCTGCCCATCCTCggccacctccacctcctcaTGCCGCTGCCGCACCAGGCGCTGCACCGTCTGGCCGAGCGCCACGGCCCGCTCCTCTACCTCCGTCTAGGCTCCGTGCCTTGCATCGCCGCCTGCTCCCCGGACGCCGCCCGTGAGGTGCTCAAGACCCACGAGGCCGCGTTCCTGGACCGCCCCAAGCCGACGGCGGTGCACCGCCTCACCTACGGCGGCCAGGACTTCTCCTTCTCGGCGTACGGGCCCTTCTGGCGCTTCATGAAGAAGGCCTGCGTGCACGAGCTCCTCGCCGGCCGCACACTGGACCGCCTCAGCCACGTCCGCCGCGAGGAGGTCGTGCGCCTTGTGGTCTCCATGGGGCAGAGCGCCGCCGAGGGCAAGCCCGTGGACGTGGATGCCGCGCTCATGGGCCTGACCGGCGACATCGTGTCGCGGATGGTGATGAGCCGTCGGTGGACCGGCGACGACAACGACACCGAGGAGATGCGGAGCGTGGTCGCGGAGACGGCCGTGGTCACCGGCACGTTCAACCTGCAGGACTACATCGGCGTGTTCAAGAACTGGGACGTGCAGGGCCTCGGCAAGCGCATCGACGCCGTGCACCGCAAGTTCGATGCCATGATGGAGAAGATACTCACGGCAAGGGACGCCAAGCGGCGGCAGCAACGCGAGTCCGCCGACTCCGAGGACGGCGGCGAGGGGGAGGCGAAGGACATTCTTGACGTACTGTTCGACATGCACGAAGACGACGCCGCCGAGATGCCGCTCTCCAGGGACAACATCAAGGCTTTCATGCTG GACATCTTCGCGGCGGGGACGGACACGACGGCGATCACGGTGGAGTGGGCTCTGTCGGAGCTGATCAACAACCCGGACGTTCTCCGGAAGGTGCAGGAGGAGATGGACGCGGTGGTCGGAAAGGACCGGCTCGCCGACGAGTCGGACATCCCAAACCTGCCGTACCTGCAGGCCGTGGCCAAGGAGACGCTGCGGCTTCACCCGACGGGCCCGCTGGTGGTGCGGCAGTCCCCGGAGCAGTGCAAGGTGAGCGGGTACGACGTGCCGGCCGGCGCGACGGTGTTCGTGAACGTGTGGGCCATCGGGCGCGACCCGACGTGCTGGCCGGAGCCGCTGGAGTTCCGGCCGGAGAGGTTCCTGGAGGGGGGCGCGAACGCCGGGACGGACGTGCGCGGGCAGCACTTCCACATGCTGCCGTTCGGGTCCGGGCGGCGGATCTGCCCCGGCGCGTCGCTGGCCATGCTGGTGGTGCAGGCGGCGCTGGCCGCCATGGTGCAGTGCTTCGAGTGGCGGCCCGCGGggggcgcggacaaggtggacaTGGAGGAGGGTCCCGGGCTGACGCTGCCGCGGAAGCACCCGCTCGTCTGCGCCGTTGCGCCGCGGCTCCACCCGCTGCCGCTGCCCTGA